From the genome of Solidesulfovibrio carbinolicus, one region includes:
- the nuoH gene encoding NADH-quinone oxidoreductase subunit NuoH — protein MSPDLLSFDHPLTRLVVGLLCVFAFVGLNGLVLVWVERKVAGHVQLRPGPLHVGPYGLLQPIVDAVKLVGKQLAMPAGADKYLYWAAPLLAFAPVTVCFLPLPFDPDLAPMRLNIGLVLILAFSGLGVLSLILAGWGSNNKWGLLGAARAVAQSVAYEVPLLLAVMSVAITAGSLDLYEITGKQGGWPWQWYGVQNPLAFFIFLVCAVAETNRAPFDLPEAESELTAGFHTEYSGMGFGLFFLAEYANMIVVSGVAAALFLGGWQGPFMSGILWFLVKVYAILLLMIWMRWTYPRVRFDQLLNLSWKWLTPLAIIDLALVVIIKGIGG, from the coding sequence ATGAGCCCCGACCTTTTGAGCTTCGACCATCCCCTGACGCGTCTCGTCGTCGGGCTGTTGTGCGTGTTCGCCTTCGTGGGCTTAAACGGCCTCGTCCTCGTCTGGGTGGAGCGCAAGGTGGCCGGCCATGTGCAGTTGCGGCCCGGCCCCCTGCATGTCGGCCCCTATGGCCTGCTCCAGCCCATCGTGGACGCGGTCAAACTGGTGGGCAAGCAGCTGGCCATGCCGGCCGGCGCGGACAAGTACCTCTACTGGGCCGCGCCGCTTCTGGCTTTCGCCCCGGTGACGGTGTGCTTTTTGCCGCTGCCCTTTGACCCCGACCTCGCGCCCATGCGCCTGAACATCGGCCTGGTGCTGATTCTGGCCTTCTCGGGCCTGGGCGTGCTGTCGCTGATCCTGGCCGGGTGGGGTTCCAACAACAAATGGGGCCTTCTTGGCGCGGCCCGGGCCGTGGCCCAGTCCGTGGCCTACGAAGTGCCGCTGCTGCTGGCCGTCATGTCTGTCGCCATCACCGCCGGGTCGCTGGATCTCTACGAGATCACGGGCAAGCAGGGCGGCTGGCCCTGGCAGTGGTACGGCGTGCAGAACCCGTTGGCCTTTTTCATCTTCCTGGTCTGCGCCGTGGCCGAGACCAACCGCGCCCCCTTCGATTTGCCCGAGGCCGAATCCGAGCTGACGGCCGGCTTCCACACGGAATATTCCGGCATGGGCTTTGGCCTGTTTTTCCTGGCGGAATACGCCAACATGATCGTGGTTTCCGGTGTGGCCGCCGCGCTGTTCCTCGGCGGCTGGCAGGGACCCTTTATGTCCGGCATCCTGTGGTTTCTGGTCAAGGTCTACGCCATTTTGCTGCTCATGATCTGGATGCGCTGGACCTATCCCCGCGTGCGTTTCGACCAGCTGCTCAATCTGAGCTGGAAGTGGCTCACGCCGCTGGCGATCATCGATCTGGCGCTGGTGGTCATCATCAAGGGCATCGGAGGCTGA
- a CDS encoding NADH-quinone oxidoreductase subunit D yields the protein MQAFDTAQLPRDPSSVRFEPGPTEDKLILSMGPQHPSTHGVLRILLELDGEYIVRAEPVLGYIHRMHEWMAEQKTYFQFMPNMGRVDYLHAMAWNWAYAGAVERLAGIEVPERGEHIRVAVTELNRISSHLLWWGAYLLDLGAFTPIMYAFDDREILLDILQAVTGSRLTYSYFTFGGVYNDVPDDFAPRCLAFTKHLRSRLPMYRDLVTDNVILRGRCEGIGEMDVDLARRYGATGPVIRGSGAPVDTRRAEPYSVYGKFDFRIPAYKEGDAMARYMVRMDELETSCDIIDQAVSNLPDGPCSAKAPKTLKPPKGEACYAVEGARGKILVHVRSDGGPKPYRVKLRAPGFSNLSVFCELARGTLLADAVSILGSLDLVIPEIDR from the coding sequence ATGCAAGCTTTTGACACCGCCCAACTGCCGCGCGACCCCTCGTCGGTGCGCTTCGAGCCGGGTCCCACCGAAGACAAGCTCATTTTGAGCATGGGACCCCAGCACCCGTCCACCCACGGCGTGCTGCGCATCCTGCTCGAACTCGACGGCGAGTACATCGTGCGGGCCGAACCCGTGCTCGGCTACATCCACCGGATGCACGAGTGGATGGCCGAACAAAAGACCTACTTCCAGTTCATGCCCAACATGGGCCGGGTGGACTACCTCCACGCCATGGCCTGGAACTGGGCCTATGCCGGGGCCGTGGAACGTCTGGCCGGCATCGAGGTGCCCGAGCGCGGCGAGCATATCCGCGTGGCCGTCACCGAACTCAACCGCATCAGCTCCCACCTGCTCTGGTGGGGGGCCTATCTCCTCGACCTGGGGGCATTCACCCCCATCATGTACGCCTTCGACGACCGGGAAATCCTCCTGGACATCTTGCAAGCCGTCACCGGCTCGCGCCTGACCTATTCCTACTTCACCTTCGGCGGCGTCTATAACGACGTGCCGGACGACTTCGCGCCGCGCTGCCTGGCCTTTACCAAGCATCTGCGCTCGCGGCTGCCCATGTACCGCGATCTGGTCACGGACAACGTGATCCTGCGCGGCCGCTGCGAAGGCATCGGCGAGATGGACGTGGATCTGGCCCGCCGCTACGGGGCCACGGGACCGGTCATCCGGGGTTCGGGCGCGCCCGTGGACACCCGCCGGGCCGAACCCTACAGCGTCTACGGCAAGTTCGACTTCCGCATCCCGGCCTACAAAGAGGGTGACGCCATGGCCCGGTACATGGTGCGCATGGACGAACTGGAAACGAGCTGCGACATCATCGACCAAGCCGTTTCCAACTTGCCCGACGGCCCCTGTTCGGCCAAGGCCCCCAAGACCTTGAAGCCCCCCAAGGGCGAGGCCTGCTACGCCGTGGAAGGCGCGCGCGGCAAGATTCTCGTCCATGTGCGCTCCGACGGCGGCCCCAAGCCGTACCGCGTGAAGCTGCGCGCCCCGGGCTTCTCCAATCTGAGCGTCTTCTGCGAGCTGGCCAGGGGAACCCTTCTGGCCGATGCCGTGTCCATCCTGGGCAGCCTGGACCTCGTCATCCCGGAGATTGACCGATGA
- a CDS encoding NADH-quinone oxidoreductase subunit C, giving the protein MIPAFVAKMGPVCSAPMDHAKTGMSLSVTVEAAKVVAAMEVLDAEGYLLEDVMASDLQDGFEITYHLSLLDGANRLVVRAMIPHDAPSLPTISTVYPGADWHERECFDFYGIRFEGHPNLHYLLLPEDFEGHPLIKADKARKSLADLMPLGYLVDCGLAEPEAEKPKPAAVKAVKTAKTEDA; this is encoded by the coding sequence ATGATCCCGGCCTTTGTCGCCAAGATGGGGCCGGTGTGTTCCGCGCCCATGGACCATGCCAAAACCGGCATGAGCTTGTCCGTCACCGTGGAGGCCGCCAAGGTGGTAGCAGCCATGGAAGTCCTCGACGCCGAAGGCTATCTGCTCGAAGACGTCATGGCTTCCGATCTCCAGGACGGCTTTGAGATCACCTACCACCTAAGCCTGCTGGACGGGGCCAACCGCCTCGTGGTGCGGGCCATGATCCCCCACGACGCCCCGAGCCTGCCGACCATCAGCACGGTCTACCCGGGCGCGGACTGGCACGAGCGCGAATGCTTCGATTTCTACGGCATCCGCTTCGAGGGCCACCCCAACCTGCACTATCTGCTGTTGCCCGAGGACTTCGAGGGACATCCGCTCATTAAAGCCGACAAGGCCCGCAAGTCCCTGGCCGACCTCATGCCCCTTGGCTACCTCGTGGACTGCGGCCTGGCCGAACCCGAGGCGGAAAAGCCCAAACCCGCCGCCGTCAAGGCCGTTAAAACGGCCAAGACCGAAGACGCCTAA
- a CDS encoding NADH-quinone oxidoreductase subunit B → MAPQNPSLAPAVNTVDPALIAQPAVQKLVDVCRAMSIWPMTFGLACCAIEMMAVGMARFDIARYGAEVFRPSPRQSDLMIVAGTVNKKMAPAVVRLYEQMPAPRYVMALGNCAISGGPFNIENQYNIVQGVDTLIPVDVYVPGCPPRPEALLEGLFAIQEKMTGRRWWQVPQGGQS, encoded by the coding sequence ATGGCCCCGCAAAATCCAAGTCTCGCCCCGGCCGTAAATACGGTCGACCCGGCCCTGATCGCCCAGCCGGCGGTCCAGAAGCTGGTGGACGTGTGCCGGGCCATGTCCATCTGGCCCATGACCTTTGGCCTGGCCTGCTGCGCCATTGAAATGATGGCCGTGGGCATGGCGCGCTTCGACATCGCCCGCTACGGCGCCGAAGTGTTCCGGCCCTCGCCGCGCCAGTCCGACCTCATGATCGTGGCCGGCACGGTCAACAAGAAGATGGCCCCGGCCGTGGTGCGGCTCTACGAGCAGATGCCGGCCCCGCGCTACGTCATGGCCCTGGGCAACTGCGCCATCTCCGGCGGCCCGTTCAACATCGAAAACCAGTACAACATCGTCCAGGGCGTGGACACGCTCATCCCGGTCGACGTCTACGTGCCCGGCTGTCCGCCCCGTCCCGAAGCGCTGCTGGAAGGCCTTTTCGCCATCCAGGAGAAGATGACCGGACGGCGCTGGTGGCAGGTTCCCCAGGGAGGCCAGTCATGA
- a CDS encoding NADH-quinone oxidoreductase subunit A → MVFTWLQAAILLFFLGGILFAAGPLVGSLLIAPKAHGGAMGESYECGVPTHGNSWIKFGINYYFYALIFLAFEVDILYLFPVAAAYASPQGLATTFKLLVFLAVLAAAVVYFMRKGVFTWPRKIQVSPRP, encoded by the coding sequence ATGGTTTTCACTTGGCTGCAAGCGGCGATACTGCTCTTTTTCCTGGGCGGCATCCTCTTTGCCGCAGGCCCGCTGGTCGGCTCCCTGCTCATCGCCCCCAAGGCGCATGGCGGGGCCATGGGCGAATCCTACGAGTGCGGCGTGCCCACCCACGGCAACTCCTGGATCAAATTCGGCATCAACTACTACTTCTACGCCCTGATCTTCTTGGCCTTCGAGGTGGACATCCTCTACCTCTTCCCGGTGGCGGCGGCCTACGCCTCGCCCCAGGGACTGGCCACGACGTTTAAACTGTTGGTGTTTCTGGCTGTGCTGGCCGCCGCCGTCGTCTACTTCATGCGCAAGGGAGTGTTCACATGGCCCCGCAAAATCCAAGTCTCGCCCCGGCCGTAA